The DNA segment ATCTTGATACTGAGGCTGGCCAATCTTCTTCTGTTGGTTCTGGAGCCCAGGTTGCTGATGGAATGCCAATTTATCTGAGTGCCATAAAGGAATGGATGATTGAATTTGGATCAGCTATGATTTTCATATCCATCCGAACTGATTTGGCCTGGTATGATGCCTCTTGTCTAAAATAaatgctatattttttttatatatatttcaaataaaatagaattagaaAATCCATTTGATTACCTGGGCATCAAACTGTCAAATGTCAATAAAAGCTAGTTGTAACCAAATTGTTGCAAGAAAATTGGGTTAACTGTTATGGATGAACTTGTCATATCATGTGAATCAAACATCTGTAGATAATGTTTGTAAATTCATCTTAGAATAATTTGGTTCTAAATGTCACAAAATGAAAACCAGGATCATTCATACTTCATTCCTTTCAGGTATAGACTTGGCAAACCAGCAAAGCAGTATGCTCCTTGGTATGACACAGTATTGAAAACTGCAAGGCTTGCTATAAGCATTATCACCTTGCTGAAGGAGCAGAGCCGAGTATCACGCCTTTCCTTTGGAGATGTCATCAGGAAAGTATCTGAGTTTAATCAGAAAGATGGTTCTTACATTTCTTCTGATCCATTGACTGTTGAGAGATATGTTGTTGTCCATGGACAGATAATTCTGCAACTGTTTGCAGAATTTCCTGATGATAATATCAGAAAGTCTTCATTTGTGACTGGtcttacaaataaaatggaagagCGCCACCATACCAAATGgttagtgaagaagaagaaagttgtGCCAAGGAGTGAACCAAATTTAAATCCTAGAGCAGCAGTGGGTCCTGTTGTATCCAAGAGGAAAGCTATGCAAGCTACAACGACAAGGCTGATCAATAGAATATGGGGAGAGTATTACTCAAACCACTTGCCAGAAGATTCAAAAGAGGGAATTGCTAGTGAGTTAAAGGATGAGGATGAAGTGGaggaacaagaagaaaatgaagatgatgataatgagGAGGAAACAATACTTTTGGAGGGAACTCCAAAGGCACATTCAGCTTCAAAGCAAACCAAAAAAATTTCTGCTGACACAGAAATAAGATGGGAAGGGGAACCTGAAGGGAAGACTAGTTCTGGATATCCTGTTTATAAACAGGCAATTATTCGTGGTGAAGTTATTTCTGTAGGAAGATCTGTGTTGGTGGAAGTTGACGAAACAGATGAATTTCCAGATATATATTATGTTGAATATATGTTtgaatcaaagattggaagaaaaatGTTCCATGGTAGGATGATGCAATGTGGTTGTCAGACTGTTCTTGGCAATGCTGCTAATGAGAGAGAGGTGTTTTTGACTAATGAGTGCAGGGATTTGGGACTGCATGATGTCAAACAGACAGTTGTTGTAAATATCCAAAATAGGCCTTGGGGGCATCAGCATCGAAAGGATAATATCATTGCAGATAGAGTTGACAGGACTCAAGCagaagaaaggaagaagaaaggactACCTACTGACTATTACTGTAAAAGCTTGTACTGGCCTGAAAGAGGTGCTTTCTTCACCCTTCCACATGATACATTGGGTCTAGGGTCTGGTGTCTGCCCATCTTGCAAAATACAGGATGCTGAAAAGGAGAAGGATGTTTTCAAAGTAAATTCCTCCAAGTCTGGTTTCCTATTTAATGGAACTGAGTATTCTCTTGATGATTATGTTTATGTAAGTCCTTTTGAATTTGAGGAAAAGATAGAGCAAGGAACTCATAAAAGTGGGAGGAATGTGGGGTTGAAAGCTTATGTTGTGTGCCAAGTGCTTGAGATTGTTgtcaaaaaggaaataaaacaaGCTGAAATAAAATCTACACAAGTCAAAATCAGGAGGTTCTTCCGACCAGAAGATTTATCAAATGAGAAGGCATATTGCTCTGATATACGAGAGGTATAAGCTACTTAAAGTTAATACTTGAACTTGAATCAACCCATGCACACATGGACATAGGAGAGGCATGACAAATGATTTTACTGAAAGAGCAAGTAAAACTTAAATAGCATGATTGTGtggattttataatattatttttcctaaGTCATTGGTGCTTGATCTGACTGATAAGTGAGCTGCTATTTGTGCATATTGCTCTTATAATTTGAGTATTGGTTCTACTTTGTTTATCTTCTGCGCAAGTTTTTATACTGATTAGTATTTGATAATTCATATTTTAGGTGTATTACAGTGATGAAACATATATAATCTCTGTAGAATCCATAGAAGGGAAATGTCAAGTCAGAAAAAAGAATGATATTCCCGAATGCAGTGCTCTTGGTGGAATcttccaaaatgtttttttctgcGAGCTCTTGTATGATCCTGCCACTGGGTCACTGAAGAAGGTACTGTGTACTTGTCCCTGTTAGACAAGCGTGTAATGTGCTTGTTAATCCAGCAGAAAAATCTGCAAAATTATTggaattttatggtttattgAATTTTCTGCTTTACATTATGGCCTATTTGGACTCTTGTTATTGAACTCATTGTATGGTTAAGTTCAATTACTGTATGCTGTGTTCTGTTCTGATTTCATTAATTACAACCTTTCTGTAGTGCTGATTAACAATGATTGCTTTGTGGTGTGTTGCTGTGTGTTATAATCTTTCTAAAGCTTGATCTTGTTGCCTGGTTTCACATTATACATACTTTCAGTAGAAAAATAGTTCAGGAGCTTAAATTTATGTTATTGGAAAGTGTTACATTGTAGCAACTGAGGTTTTTCACTGGTACTAAACATCAACTCAAACAGTTGCCATAATGACATTGTTTACTGGTATTATGAAAAACTCTCTTGTTAGTAGATCAATACTCAATTTAAAATCATTGTAAATGTTCTATATTAATAGCCTATCTGccattatttttgtaataattaaacttaaattaagtattttagTTTAGCTTAAGATAACagcatcatcattattattcttCATGACATCAATTCAACAACAGGTGGAAGTACAAGGTATGGTTTTTCAATAATTAActattttccttttcaattgCTTGACAGTTGCCGGCtcatataaaagtaaaatattcaaGTGGACAAACATCTGATGCTGCAGCTAGAAAGAGGAAAGGAAAATGTATAGAGGGAGATGGTGTTTCAGAGTCCACAAAGGAAGGAAAAACATTAAATGATAAACGTTTAGCAACCTTGGACATTTTTGCAGGCTGTGGTGGCTTATCAGAGGGGTTGCAGCAGTCAGGTAATTTTAACTATATAATTATAGAAAGAAACCCAACTGTATATGCTACTGATGCATAATATAACGTGTTTTATTGCTAAAATACTTCAGGAGTTTCATCAACTAAATGGGCTATTGAGTATGAAGAACCAGCCGGGGATGCATTTAAAGCTAATCATCCTGAGGCATTGGTGTTCATTAACAATTGCAATGTTATTCTTAGGTAAATAATCCCATTTAGATAACATATTCCAGGCCCTAAGGTTGACAAGAGTGGAACTTATTTAAGTGACTGTTAAATTATTCGTTATGTAGGGCTGTAATGGAGAAGTGTGGGGACACAGATGATTGTATCTCAACATCTGAGGCTGCAGAATTGGCTGCAAAGCTTGATGAGAAGGAAATAAGTAGTTTACCAATGCCTGGACAAGTTGATTTCATTAATGGTGGTCCTCCATGCCAGGTCTCTAGCTGTTGGCTTTTTGTTTATTGTGCTGTTGAATATATTGTAGGGTAATTGTTTAACACCGTTGTTTTGCTTTCAGGGTTTCTCTGGGATGAATAGGTTTAACCAGAGCAGTTGGAGTAAAGTCCAGTGTGAGATGATATTGGCATTCTTATCCTTTGCTGATTATTTCCGGCCAAGGTATTTCTTGTTGGAGAATGTGAGGAACTTTGTGTCTTTCAATAAAGGACAGACATTCCGTTTAACTTTGGCTTCACTTCTTGAGATGGGTTATCAGGTAAGATTATGTTACTGCATCTTTCTTCCTGAGTAATTGTACTCAGAATCGATGAATGGAATTGAACCTCAAGGAAGGAACTAATGAATGCATTCCTTCTTGTCTAAAAGGTGAGGTTTGGTATCCTTGAGGCTGGAGCATTTGGGGTTTCTCAGTCAAGAAAAAGGGCATTCATATGGGCTGCTTCTCCTGAGGATGTGCTTCCTGAATGGCCAGAACCAGTGCACGTCTTTTCGGCCCCTGAGTTGAAGATCACATTATCAGAAAATGTCCAGTATGCTGCTGTCCGCAGTACTGCAAATGGTGCTCCTTTACGTGCAATAACTGTTCGAGATACTATTGGTGATCTCCCAGCTGTTGGCAATGGAGcctcaaaaggaaacatggAGGTGTGTAAAATAGGAAAGATACATGTCTTATATTCTTCATAATGCGAGTTTTTTCTACACTCACTACTTAACTGGGTTTTATGTTGCATAGTATCAAAATGATCCAGTCTCATGGTTTCAAAAGAAGATTCGAGGTGATATGGTTGTCTTGACTGATCATATATCAAAGGAGATGAACGAATTGAACTTGATTCGATGCCAGAAAATTCCCAAGAGACCAGGTGCTGATTGGCGTGACCTTCCAGAAGAAAAGGTGATGTTCAATATTTGTGAATTTTAGCACGACATTTTGTGATCTAATCTAATATGTGAAATCTAATGAAATGCAGATAAAACTGTCTAGTGGACAAGTTGTTGATTTGATACCATGGTGCTTGCCAAACACGGCTAAGCGGCACAATCAATGGAAGGGACTGTTTGGCAGGTTGGATTGGCAAGGAAATTTCCCAACTTCCGTTACAGACCCTCAGCCAATGGGGAAGGTTGGAATGTGCTTCCACCCTGACCAAGATAGGATTCTTACTGTTCGTGAATGTGCTCGGTCTCAAGTAAGTCCATTACTCTAGTTGTCTCCCTAAATGCTTTGATACGAAATGAAATCCTAACAAGGTggaattactaatatttttgaactattattaataattagaaaACTATTGTCCTTATGATCTCTGCCTAAAAAATAGGAATATATCATATAGtttggtataattttttatacccACGCATATTTTCATCTATTGTGAATGCAGGGCTTCCCAGATAGCTATGAATTTGCTGGCAATATCATACACAAGCACCGGCAGATTGGTAATGCTGTGCCTCCTCCTCTAGCATCAGCATTGGGGAGAAAGCTCAAGGAAGCAGTGGACAGTAAGAGCTCCACTTAGAAGATGGGCCTTCTACATTAGGTCATGCTTATTGTATTCATAACAGTCACCAAGATATTGCAAATCATCATTCCGGGTTCCAAAAACTAGAAACCCTTGTATATAGTGATATCCATTGGTCATTTGTTGAGGCTAATTCCTTGTTTAACTTTCCTCAACCAAGGAATTGAATGGATGATGCTCATTTTCTATCAACTAGGATTTTCTTGATTAGATGGTATTTTGGCTGTTTATGAAAGAAATGGTTGGGAATTGATTACCTCCCAATGTGTAGTTGAAAATTgagaccaattttttttaacctgttatgaatatttgttgTTGCAACTATTTGGCTAAGAACTaccaaaaaaaactatttacctAGGAAACTTGCATAATATTTAATCGAGGAcgatatttaatgaaataatttatctaactttttataagttatagCTTTCTTTTAGAGTTTAGCTGAAATAGTATCtaaacttattattttcttttccattttaaaatattaatttcatcaAGTATTTCTTATACTATAAAATAAGTGTTTCCAATTCATTTCTAACttgtcaaattattttactaaacaAATCCtaaatttcttaatcaaattcATGATATAAGCTTTTCTTATAAAGTGAAAATaacttgtatgatttttttcaaTGATATGATTAAAGTCATTCTCCTGAAAGGCATATTAATCCTTAAATATTTGGTGAGTGCTTTATGCCAAGTGTCAATCACTAACACCTTTGGAGcaaatgattttgatttgtcaAAGTTTACTTTTAGGCTAGACACTGCCCAAAATTGGTCCAAGGTGGATGTTGCTATCTACACCTGCTTCTCCATAGCTTGTAAAGGGAATTGTTTGGAGCACCCAGCAATTTTGTTGGTATACCCAACAGTTttctaaaatattgaaaatgtcCTTATAGGTGTTTTCGGTTATAAATAgcatattaaaattttcatttttgcagcatctttttttcttgtaaaattgCACTTCCTTAGTGTAACTTACTTCCATTAGCGTCCTTTTGTGAGTGTTTGTTGTCGTCGATGGTGTACGTGTGTTGTTTACGGATATGCGATGAagtttagtgattttttgtcgCCAGAGAAGAAGAtgtgcatattaaaaaaattcaaaaacatacggattgtcaatttgTATGTTtcggatttttttaaaaattataattttttatacatttaattttttgcaaaatttgataattaaactaatttgatatttaactgattgttgtatttagatgtttattacattaattaatagttaaacaaatttgatatttaattgaatgatgtatttggatatttattatagtgattgaaaattaaatagatatgatatttaattgaatgatgtattaaatgtttattacaacaattggtcattaaataaatttggtattttttacatatgtaaatttttattatacctatgatttttatttacaatttatatatgtaaacaaattaattattagatcaaaattaattatcacaaaatttattatgtaaatttacatatgcattaaaatttttagcattatatataatgacattaattattttattacataattGGTTTATTAGTTCGGTTCAGTTGATTAGTTAGAGCGTTATGCTAATAACGCGAAAGTCAGATATTCAATTCCTACTTGGACCATTAATAATCCGTAAGTCTCATACTAATTGCCAATTTGTTTTGGGCTCATAAAAGGGTAAAACTGGAATTTCGCATGTTATGCTGGATGTAACCCAAAAGAATTGGGTGCCCCTAGCAGTTCCCAAAAGTAAATGTCATCCGCAAAGGTGAGAAAGAGCAAGGCCCACCATCACACAGGCATATAGGTCTACTTACTGCATGCATCACTCCCCGCTCTTGCTTTATTAATTAAAGGCTAAAATATtcacaaatataaaaatgtttacaatttgttttcataaatttttttatttatatttcattctCGTAAGATCATAATGTGGTTTTTTGAATCGAAAGATGATTCATGTAGGCAAACAtgttttgtgtttgttgtttgattttgatggtgGTGTTTGGGGGTGGATGGGAACGGTTCAGTTTGATGGTGTTCTTTAGTGTTTGGTGATGGAGGTGGCTTGGTGGGTTTGATGGTGGCTGTTATGGGTGGTGGTCCTAAGGTGGTGTTTGGTGGTGATTGTTATGAGTttgggataaaaaaaaactttcgtATTTGTggcagtttttaattgttaaaaattgtgattttttttttaaaaaaaatatacattttatgttattttttaatccctaaaaattacattttcaatttaaattaaaaaaatccacatatgcttgaaattttttttaacaagaatgcttgaatataaaaagttaacttATTACACAAAATCTTCCGTTTAAGCTtaattttggataaaaaaataatatattccaATTTTGTGAGGACACAAAAGatatcaaaaaaatttcatacagaTTCAGAACATTCAATATTtacatagataaaaaatatattttaatcttaattaaatataataattataataaaaacttaaaaaagatTGTGATGTAATTAACTGGTTACAACGCACATGCATATATGGTTAATTACTCCAAAGACTAATGTCTATTATTGTGCATGCAAATTAAAACATACAAGATTAGAATagacatgcatatatatatgagtgAAGAGAAGTAGAGAACAATGATCCAACCaactcatttatataaaaagcaACATATATGTTAGAACATGTATACATGTATATTATAATACtagaacatataaaaaaaaagtgtaatgcTCATAATACATCTAtgagaataattaataataacaatccaaacaacatataaaataatagttagttgatgttaaattatttaaatatttgaattaaaatctcATGTAACcaccaaatatttaaaagattcagaaaacaaatcaaatttatataagacttattagataaaaaaatagtttaattattGACCAATTCATCTCCATCACTATTATGGGTGTCATCAACTCTATTATTGTAGTCCCCTTcccataattatttttgttactaCTATCACATCATTGTCATGACCGTCGTCGTTATTATcattgataataattaaaatattttaggaataataatcaatatcttttatatatttaatttttgtttggtgaatcTTTTAAAAGGAGTCATATTCTCTTTttgtgtatatattattttattggttacACAGTTGTGCATTCTAATAAGTAAATTAATGATTGACAAGATTTTTGAAACATTAAGCAAGATGTGTCTAAAATGGTAGTTGCTATTGGCCCAAACTCCATTGCTATTGGCTCTACTAAGTGgctgaaacttttttttctttagaaaatatTCTTCCCACGGAATCATGTTATCATGTTTTCGTTATAGTGCAAGATTGtgatcaaaatataaaacacaaaatgttctcattttagattttggatgcaaaaacatattttcgttttatattttatttgtacacataaacataaataagttttcattttctatttatttcgattgaaaaaatacaatcaggcttttattgtatatttgtttcaaCTTGAAAAAGACAGGGATGTGACGGGTTTGAATGGAGGATTAAAATGGTTTTTTCCTGAACTTTAAAAGTTTGTAGGGCTGAAAAAATACTTCATGGGCCGGGGCCCGAAAAGAAAAAGGCTTAACACGCACACGGGAGGGTCAAAACAGTAAAACTAGCAGCAGCTTcacatattataaattttgaaaccCTAATCCTCCTCTCAGAGCTGCAAGGGATCAACTGAGGAgagtgagagaaaagagaagagaagatgaCAACACGCTTCAAGAAGAACAGGAAGAAGAGGGGCCACGTCAGCGCTGGCCACGGTCGAATCGGAAAGCACAGGAAGCACCCTGGAGGACGCGGTAACGCCGGAGGCATGCACCACCACAGGATCCTCTTCGACAAATACCACCCTGGGTTCTTCGGCAAGGTAGGAATGCGCTATTTTCACAAGCTTCGCAACAAATTCTACTCTCCGATCCTCAACATCGACAAGCTGTGGTCCCTGGTCCCGCAAGAAGTGAAGGACAAGGCCTCCAAGGAGAACAAGGCGCCGCTCATCGACGTCACGCAGTTCGGGTACTTTAAGGTTCTCGGAAAGGGCGTTTTGCCGCAGAACCAGCCCGTTGTGGTCAAGGCCAAGCTTATTTCCAAGATCGCTGAGAAGAAGATCAAAGAGGCTGGCGGCGCCGTTGTTCTCACCGCTTGAATTTGACGGTATCACTTTTTTGAACGATTTAGGTTTTGTTCTGATACGTTTTGTTTTGGATTATGTTGTTGTTTAGTCTCTGCTATATTTCAGGATTAAATTgaaggttttattattttaatttgcgCGATTAACTATGCCAGCCTGATGACATTAGAATCTATCGAAATTGTTAAAATTGAGCATGTTAGCTTTCGTATTATTGGACCTATGACATTTGAAATTAGGTTTTTTGCTATGGATTGAACTTCACCCTAGGGGTTTTGTTCTTTTCGTGTGATTCATTTTACATTCGGTAAATGACAACGGAAACAAGTGATTAGAGAGTAAGGATGTGTTTTGCTCTTCTGGAAACTTGTTTGATTTAGCTAGTTTTTAATACATGGGACTTAGAACACAGAGTGAGTTGTTGTAGTGCGACTGCAACTTTCTGCACCCAAAAAAACTCAAGCAATACCATCTTTCAATTTGTTGCTACTCCTCATTGCATTAGTGTCTTGTTTACATCAATTTGATGCTGCTCCTCACTAAGCATTAGCGTCACCTTAAAGTTCAACAAAtcaaaagaataacaaataaccTAATTATCTATGTTGGAGTTGTTGACCTGTAATACCGACACTCGACGATGTATTTTACCGAATCACTTAATCCTGTATGTTTTAAAAAAGCATATGAATCAGATGATCCAGAAtgcaattaaaaatatgaaaatactgAACACCTAATCCGAAAATATGAAACACACCCTTAAGGAACACCGTATCTGAAATTatgaaaacataattatgattgcataatttttttttgaatattctGAATTTGTTAATTCGATGATATAAGc comes from the Glycine soja cultivar W05 chromosome 6, ASM419377v2, whole genome shotgun sequence genome and includes:
- the LOC114416415 gene encoding 60S ribosomal protein L27a-3-like — translated: MTTRFKKNRKKRGHVSAGHGRIGKHRKHPGGRGNAGGMHHHRILFDKYHPGFFGKVGMRYFHKLRNKFYSPILNIDKLWSLVPQEVKDKASKENKAPLIDVTQFGYFKVLGKGVLPQNQPVVVKAKLISKIAEKKIKEAGGAVVLTA
- the LOC114416414 gene encoding DNA (cytosine-5)-methyltransferase 1-like, yielding MGSASLLNPSQPGVKKNSKSKQKSVVSKTEEKVMVKDKQKKRSLLESSEQPAATRKMPKRAAACKNLKEKSFLISEKSCLIEMEKDQIVEEESLAVRMTAGQDDGRPNRRITEFILHDATGKAQPLEVLEVNELFITGLILPLEVSTGKKKEKGVKCEGFGRVESWDISGYEDGSPVIWLSTDIADYDCQKPAASYKKVYDLFLEKARACIEVYLKLAKSSGGDPDISLDELLAGMVRSMSGSKCFSGTASIKDFVISHGEFIYKQLIGLDMTSKANDRTFADIPALIALRDESKKQANYVHAQVMPSNGSLRIDSGVGDEENKNQMDSVASVNEEDEDAKLARLLQEEEYWQSMKQKKNSRPTSVSNKYYIKINEDEIANDYPLPAYYKTSLQETDEFIVFDNDYDIYDTQDLPRSMLHNWSLYNSDARLVSLELLPMKPCSDIDVAIFGSGIMTSDDGSGFHLDTEAGQSSSVGSGAQVADGMPIYLSAIKEWMIEFGSAMIFISIRTDLAWYRLGKPAKQYAPWYDTVLKTARLAISIITLLKEQSRVSRLSFGDVIRKVSEFNQKDGSYISSDPLTVERYVVVHGQIILQLFAEFPDDNIRKSSFVTGLTNKMEERHHTKWLVKKKKVVPRSEPNLNPRAAVGPVVSKRKAMQATTTRLINRIWGEYYSNHLPEDSKEGIASELKDEDEVEEQEENEDDDNEEETILLEGTPKAHSASKQTKKISADTEIRWEGEPEGKTSSGYPVYKQAIIRGEVISVGRSVLVEVDETDEFPDIYYVEYMFESKIGRKMFHGRMMQCGCQTVLGNAANEREVFLTNECRDLGLHDVKQTVVVNIQNRPWGHQHRKDNIIADRVDRTQAEERKKKGLPTDYYCKSLYWPERGAFFTLPHDTLGLGSGVCPSCKIQDAEKEKDVFKVNSSKSGFLFNGTEYSLDDYVYVSPFEFEEKIEQGTHKSGRNVGLKAYVVCQVLEIVVKKEIKQAEIKSTQVKIRRFFRPEDLSNEKAYCSDIREVYYSDETYIISVESIEGKCQVRKKNDIPECSALGGIFQNVFFCELLYDPATGSLKKLPAHIKVKYSSGQTSDAAARKRKGKCIEGDGVSESTKEGKTLNDKRLATLDIFAGCGGLSEGLQQSGVSSTKWAIEYEEPAGDAFKANHPEALVFINNCNVILRAVMEKCGDTDDCISTSEAAELAAKLDEKEISSLPMPGQVDFINGGPPCQGFSGMNRFNQSSWSKVQCEMILAFLSFADYFRPRYFLLENVRNFVSFNKGQTFRLTLASLLEMGYQVRFGILEAGAFGVSQSRKRAFIWAASPEDVLPEWPEPVHVFSAPELKITLSENVQYAAVRSTANGAPLRAITVRDTIGDLPAVGNGASKGNMEYQNDPVSWFQKKIRGDMVVLTDHISKEMNELNLIRCQKIPKRPGADWRDLPEEKIKLSSGQVVDLIPWCLPNTAKRHNQWKGLFGRLDWQGNFPTSVTDPQPMGKVGMCFHPDQDRILTVRECARSQGFPDSYEFAGNIIHKHRQIGNAVPPPLASALGRKLKEAVDSKSST